In Coprothermobacter sp., one DNA window encodes the following:
- a CDS encoding AraC family transcriptional regulator, with product MDYLTDVQRAVDYIEGHLDDDVATADVAGTVGLSMWHFHRIFHAVTGATIQEYARLRRLDRAAHALQETRRPIIDIAFDGRFESQEAFTRAFRKAYGMPPGKFRSSGRHLPYLGIRRLTTARLRHLQGGITMEPSIVRKAAFTVVGMEYHGRNENNEIPAPWQSFMPHMREISGQAHPHESFGLCIGDVDYKQTGVFRYVAGQQVTEAAAVPEGMIAVTVPEATYVVFTHRGTLETLRQTYDYIYGTWLPTSSRELADTPDFELYDDRFDAASPSSEMDIYVPLKVTP from the coding sequence GTGGACTACCTGACAGACGTGCAGCGAGCCGTCGACTACATCGAGGGTCACTTGGACGACGACGTTGCAACAGCGGACGTCGCGGGAACGGTCGGCCTGTCGATGTGGCACTTTCACCGTATCTTCCATGCGGTCACCGGCGCGACGATCCAGGAATATGCCCGATTGCGGAGACTCGACCGTGCAGCGCATGCACTCCAGGAAACGAGACGTCCGATCATCGACATCGCCTTCGACGGCCGGTTCGAGAGCCAGGAAGCCTTCACGCGTGCGTTCCGGAAAGCCTATGGAATGCCACCCGGCAAGTTCCGCTCGTCGGGTCGACATCTCCCGTACCTTGGCATCCGTCGCCTCACCACGGCCCGACTCAGACACCTTCAAGGAGGCATCACCATGGAACCATCCATCGTCAGGAAAGCGGCATTCACCGTGGTCGGCATGGAATACCACGGGCGCAACGAGAACAATGAGATCCCTGCCCCGTGGCAGTCATTCATGCCACATATGCGCGAAATCAGCGGTCAAGCCCATCCTCACGAATCATTCGGTCTCTGTATCGGCGACGTGGACTACAAGCAGACGGGGGTGTTCCGGTATGTGGCCGGACAGCAGGTGACAGAGGCAGCAGCCGTTCCCGAAGGTATGATCGCCGTCACGGTGCCGGAAGCCACGTATGTCGTGTTCACGCACCGGGGGACGCTGGAGACGCTCAGACAGACCTATGACTACATCTACGGTACCTGGCTACCCACTTCGAGCAGGGAGCTGGCCGATACCCCCGACTTCGAGTTGTACGACGACCGGTTCGACGCGGCCAGTCCTTCGTCGGAGATGGACATCTACGTCCCACTCAAGGTAACCCCGTAA